In the Terriglobus sp. RCC_193 genome, AAATTGCGAAACTCAAAGCTTTGCAAACTGGAAAGGTCATACCGCCAGAGTACGATAGGAAAATTCTTGGGACTGCAAGAGCCCTTCTAGGGCGCGACCTTACGAACCCAGAGCGAGCAACGATGCGCAAACTGGTATTGGCATGGCTACGTCAGACCTAATTTAAAACATCTGGTGACTCTGGCCGAAAGCTACACCTCGATCTTCGAGAACAGGTAGGCGCCCAGCACCAGGAAGCCGCAGGTGATAGCAGTCAGTATGCCTGCGTCCAGCGCGGGTGAGAACTGCCAGTGGCCGATCAGCGCTCCACGCAGCCCGTCCACGCCATAGGTCAACGGGTCAAGGTGCGTGATGACTTTCATCACCTTGCCCAGGTTTGCCAGCGGATATAGCGCGCCGCTGAGGAAGTAAATGGGCATAACCAGGAAGTTCATCACCAGTTGGAACCCCTGCATGTCCTTAATGACGGAGCCAATGGCCGTTCCCAGCGCGGAGAACAACATGGCCACCAGAAACACAAAGACAAACGCATAGGGAAGCGACGTCCAGTGTTGCGGCCGGAAGCCAAAGAGCAGGCAGATGAGCAGCACCAGCGTGCCCTGAATCACGGCGACCGTGGCGCCGCCCAGCGTGCGGCCCGTCATAATCTGCAGGCGCGATACTGGCGCTACCAGCGTCTCTTTCAGGAACCCAAACTGGCGATCCCACAGCATGGCAATGCCGTTGAACACGGACGAAAACAGAATGGTCATGCCAATGATGCCCGGCGCAATGAATTGCAGATAGCTGCCCAGACCGGCCTGACGAAAGACCGGGCTGAAACCGGCTCCAAAGGCAAACAGATAAAGGCAGGGCTGCGCCAGCGATACCACCACCTGCACACGCGAACGGACATAACGCTTCAGTTCCCGAAGCCACAGAATGTAAATTGCACCCATCGTCCTATCGCCTCCACATCTGGGCCATCTGCCGCAGGCCAGCCTTTGCATCCGCACCTTCGTCACGCAGCGACGAACCCGTCAGCGCGAGAAATGCCGCTTCCAGAGAGTCCGTGTCCGTCTGCGCCTTCAACTCCGCCGAGGTTCCCTGTGCCACGATGGCGCCGTGGTCCATGATGGCAATGCGATGCGCCACACGATCCGCTTCATCCATGTAATGCGTGGTGAGGAAGACGGTGGTCTTTTCGCTCTCATTCAGGGCCTTCACATGCGTCCAGAGCTGGTTGCGGCTCTGCGGATCAAGGCCCAACGTGGGCTCGTCCAGAAAGAGAATCTTCGGCGTATGCAGGAATCCGCGCGCAATTTCCAGTCGGCGTTTCATACCGCCGGAGAAGGTCTTCACCATGGCATCTTTGCGGTCCCATAGCTCGAAGGTTTTCAGCAGCGTTTCAATGCGTTCTGCACGGACCTTGCGCGGCACGTGATACAGCACGCCGTGCAGTTCCATGTTTTCCCACGCAGTCTGTTCCTGGTCCAGGCTGGGGTCCTGGAAGACGATGCCAAAACTCTGCCGTGCCGCAATCTGGTTGCGGTTGGGGTCTTTGCCGTCCAATTCAATGGTGCCGCTGGTGGGGCGCAGCAGCGTGGTAAGCATCTTGATAGTGGTGGATTTTCCTGCGCCGTTCGGCCCCAGGAAGGCGAAAATCTCGCCCTGCTCCACGTCAAATGTGATGTCCTTTACAGCAGTGAAATCGCCGAAGGTGCGGACAAGATTGCGTACACGGATCATAGGTGCGACTCTCCGTCGGGGTGAAGACAAGCCTGACCAGTATCGCTCTGCTTGCCTCTTGCGAAACGCGTTATGACAGGAAAATGTTCCCTGCGGCCGTCAGGTGTGACAATTCGTCTGGCAATCCGGCAGACTGTAACGGACACCAACGCCTTTATTCTGGAAAACCTTCGAAAATGGCCATCGTAGCTGGAGCAGATTTTGGAACACTCAGCGTCCGTGTGACGCTGCTGGACAGTGACCGCGGACGCCTGGGAACAGCCTCTGCATCGTATCCGTTGAACCGCAAGCGTGACGATCCGGATTTCGCTACGCAGTCGCACACGGCTCAGATGGACGCGCTTGTACTGGCTACGCGCGAAGTCCTGGCGCAAACAGGCGTGAACGGTGCCGATGTGCAGGCGTTCGCGTTGGATACCACAGGATCAAGCGTGGTGCCTGTCGACGCCGCCATGCAGCCGCTGGACGACTACTATCTGTGGTGCGATCACCGTGCGCTGAACGAAGCGCAGGAGATCACCGCGCTGGCGCACGAGCGCAATCTTGAGGCTATCGAGTGGTGCGGTGGCGTGTACTCGCACGAGTGGGGATGGGCCAAGCTACTGCACTGGCTGCGCCACAACCCGGAAAAGCGCGCATACTTCGCATCGGCATTTGAACACTGCGACATGGTGGCGGCAACGCTGTCAGGCATCACGTCGCCACGCGACGCGAAACGCAGTGTCTGCGCGCTGGGGCACAAGTGGTTATGGAATCCGAAGTGGGATGGATTTCCGCCGGAAGAGTTCCTGATCGCTGTTGACCCACTCCTTACCGGTGTTCGCGAAAAGCTGCAGGGCGAGGTACTGACCTCAGATCATCTTGCGGGCCACCTCGACACGGCATGGGCAGAAAAGCTTGGCCTGCGTGCGGGTATCCCCATTCCTGTGGGCGCTTTCGACGCGCATTGGGACGCCATCGGCGCTGGATGCCGTGAGGGTGATGTCGTCAACGTTGTTGGCACATCCACCTGCATCATCGCCATGCAACCCAGGACATCTTTGATTCCCGGTGTGTGCGGCGTTGTCCCGGGCAGCGTACATCCGCAGTACACCGGTGTTGAGGCGGGGTTGTCCGCCGTTGGCGATATCTTCGACGCCATCGCACGGCGTTCCGGCACAGATGTAAAGACGCTGTCGCAAGGGCTGGACACCTTCCGCGCAGGGCAGACAGGCCTGCTTCGTCTCTCCTGGGACAACGGCGACCGCACTGTGCTGGTGCGCAGCGATCTGGGTGGCATCACGCTTGGCTGGAACCTGGTCAGCACGGCGCAGGACGAGTTGTTCGCAGCGATTGAAGGTACGGCGTTCCACACACGCATCATCCTTGAGCGCATGGCGGAATATGGTGTGCCGGTGGAACGCGTCATCAACGGCGGCGGCATTCCGCAGCATAATCCCACGCTGAACCAGATCTACGCCAACGTATTCAATAAGCCGGTGCTGGTGCCTGCTTCCTCCACCACGAGTGTTGGGGCGGGCATCTTCGCACAGGTTGCGGCTGGTTCGTTTGCGACGATCGAAGATGCCCAGGCACGCATGTGTCCGCAGCACAAGGTCTATGAACCGGACCCGGACGCCGTGGTGATCTATGAGCAGCTATATCCGCTGTACCGGCGCGTCTATGAGAGCTTCGGAGATCGCCGCGCCGCGCCGCAATCTTTCACGGAAGTGCTGCATGATCTTCGTGAGATTGCAGCCAGGAGCCGTGGCGCACACTAAAAGCCGTTATCCTGCTCATGGAGAGATCGTCAATGAGCAAGAATCCGTTGGAAGTGTGGTTCGTTA is a window encoding:
- a CDS encoding ribulokinase, whose protein sequence is MAIVAGADFGTLSVRVTLLDSDRGRLGTASASYPLNRKRDDPDFATQSHTAQMDALVLATREVLAQTGVNGADVQAFALDTTGSSVVPVDAAMQPLDDYYLWCDHRALNEAQEITALAHERNLEAIEWCGGVYSHEWGWAKLLHWLRHNPEKRAYFASAFEHCDMVAATLSGITSPRDAKRSVCALGHKWLWNPKWDGFPPEEFLIAVDPLLTGVREKLQGEVLTSDHLAGHLDTAWAEKLGLRAGIPIPVGAFDAHWDAIGAGCREGDVVNVVGTSTCIIAMQPRTSLIPGVCGVVPGSVHPQYTGVEAGLSAVGDIFDAIARRSGTDVKTLSQGLDTFRAGQTGLLRLSWDNGDRTVLVRSDLGGITLGWNLVSTAQDELFAAIEGTAFHTRIILERMAEYGVPVERVINGGGIPQHNPTLNQIYANVFNKPVLVPASSTTSVGAGIFAQVAAGSFATIEDAQARMCPQHKVYEPDPDAVVIYEQLYPLYRRVYESFGDRRAAPQSFTEVLHDLREIAARSRGAH
- a CDS encoding ABC transporter ATP-binding protein produces the protein MIRVRNLVRTFGDFTAVKDITFDVEQGEIFAFLGPNGAGKSTTIKMLTTLLRPTSGTIELDGKDPNRNQIAARQSFGIVFQDPSLDQEQTAWENMELHGVLYHVPRKVRAERIETLLKTFELWDRKDAMVKTFSGGMKRRLEIARGFLHTPKILFLDEPTLGLDPQSRNQLWTHVKALNESEKTTVFLTTHYMDEADRVAHRIAIMDHGAIVAQGTSAELKAQTDTDSLEAAFLALTGSSLRDEGADAKAGLRQMAQMWRR
- a CDS encoding ABC transporter permease, producing MGAIYILWLRELKRYVRSRVQVVVSLAQPCLYLFAFGAGFSPVFRQAGLGSYLQFIAPGIIGMTILFSSVFNGIAMLWDRQFGFLKETLVAPVSRLQIMTGRTLGGATVAVIQGTLVLLICLLFGFRPQHWTSLPYAFVFVFLVAMLFSALGTAIGSVIKDMQGFQLVMNFLVMPIYFLSGALYPLANLGKVMKVITHLDPLTYGVDGLRGALIGHWQFSPALDAGILTAITCGFLVLGAYLFSKIEV